The following coding sequences are from one Devosia yakushimensis window:
- a CDS encoding GGDEF domain-containing protein: protein MSGQEFKRALGYANAAFELLKRSGIPPYPQFYELLYTYATGVNPSLNNRINAIFREGSSPSVDLAEALYNEFLKSDVNDRISDVSERMHARIEAVHDAIDSAMTTANAYSGSLQAASGDLQQDITVETLKSLANRLLLETRVMQETNQALEQKLEASRDDIAALQRDLDDVRRESMLDPLTKIANRKSFDEGLEAAVAEANIGDQPLCLMIADIDHFKTFNDTYGHQTGDQVLRLVAMTIRSNIKGKDLAARYGGEEFVAILPSTDLDGAVIVAENVRKAIQAKELLKRSTNEKLGRITASFGVAAFRSGDTPSSLLERADRCLYAAKHAGRNRVVSETELAEMQAAGSGISAA from the coding sequence TGAGCTGCTTTACACCTATGCCACGGGTGTCAATCCGTCGTTGAACAACCGGATCAACGCGATTTTCCGCGAGGGATCGTCGCCTTCGGTCGATCTGGCCGAAGCGCTCTACAATGAATTTCTGAAGTCGGACGTCAATGACCGCATCAGCGATGTCTCGGAGCGCATGCATGCGCGCATCGAGGCGGTGCATGACGCCATCGACAGCGCGATGACCACGGCCAATGCCTATTCCGGCTCACTGCAGGCCGCCAGCGGCGATCTGCAACAGGACATCACTGTCGAGACGCTGAAATCGCTGGCCAACCGGCTGCTGCTGGAAACCCGCGTCATGCAGGAGACCAACCAGGCGCTGGAGCAGAAGCTGGAGGCCTCACGCGACGACATCGCGGCCCTGCAGCGCGACCTCGACGATGTGCGGCGCGAGTCCATGCTGGACCCGCTGACCAAGATCGCCAATCGCAAAAGCTTTGACGAGGGGCTGGAGGCTGCGGTTGCCGAGGCAAATATCGGTGATCAACCGCTTTGCCTGATGATCGCCGATATCGATCACTTCAAGACGTTCAACGATACCTATGGTCACCAAACCGGCGACCAGGTGTTGCGGCTGGTCGCCATGACCATAAGGTCCAATATCAAGGGCAAGGACCTGGCGGCTCGCTATGGCGGCGAGGAGTTTGTCGCCATCCTGCCCTCTACCGACCTCGATGGCGCGGTCATTGTCGCCGAAAACGTGCGCAAGGCGATCCAGGCCAAGGAATTGCTCAAGCGTTCGACCAATGAAAAGCTCGGCCGGATCACGGCGTCGTTCGGCGTCGCGGCGTTTCGTTCGGGCGACACCCCATCATCGCTGCTGGAACGCGCCGATCGCTGCCTTTATGCGGCCAAGCATGCCGGCCGCAACAGGGTGGTCAGCGAGACGGAGCTGGCCGAAATGCAGGCGGCCGGCAGCGGTATATCGGCCGCCTGA
- the aroA gene encoding 3-phosphoshikimate 1-carboxyvinyltransferase — MSMTGLPPALTVIPPNHPLVGRVSPPGSKSITNRALLLAALANGTSRLSGALKSKDTVLMAAALRQMGVTVEEPDATSFVVTSTGRLQQPDSPLFLGNAGTATRFLTAAVATVDGEVIVDGDEEMRLRPIGPLVTALQSLGIEASSPTGCPPVTIRGKGSFGEGRVEIDGGLSSQYVSALLMAAPLGDGPITVALSGNDIGARGYVDLTLAAMRSFGADVEQIDAGSWLVQPTGYQAADLLVEPDASAATYLWGAAALTGGKIDLGVAADAFTQPDAAAQAIIAQFPNMPAAIDGSQMQDAVPTIAVLAAFNNHPVRFVGIANLRVKETDRIRAVANELNRILPGLGTEEGDDLLVASDPNLAKKLAGRNALTRIETYHDHRIAMSFALAGLKLTGITILDPACTGKTYPQYWDMLAGLGVKLVPTA; from the coding sequence ATGTCCATGACCGGCCTGCCTCCGGCTCTCACCGTCATCCCGCCCAATCATCCGCTGGTCGGCCGGGTTTCGCCTCCGGGTTCCAAATCCATCACCAATCGCGCTCTGCTGCTGGCCGCCCTGGCCAATGGCACGAGCCGCCTGTCCGGCGCGCTCAAGAGCAAGGATACCGTGCTGATGGCCGCCGCCCTGCGCCAGATGGGCGTTACGGTCGAGGAACCCGACGCCACCAGCTTTGTGGTAACCAGCACCGGCCGCCTGCAACAGCCCGATAGCCCGCTCTTTCTGGGCAATGCCGGCACGGCCACGCGCTTCCTGACCGCTGCGGTCGCAACCGTCGACGGTGAAGTCATCGTCGATGGCGACGAGGAGATGCGCCTGCGCCCCATCGGTCCGCTGGTCACCGCATTGCAGTCGCTTGGCATCGAGGCTTCCAGCCCCACCGGTTGCCCACCGGTTACCATCCGCGGCAAGGGCAGCTTCGGGGAGGGCCGGGTCGAGATCGATGGCGGGCTTTCCAGCCAATATGTATCGGCGCTGCTGATGGCGGCCCCGCTAGGCGATGGTCCGATTACCGTGGCCCTCAGCGGCAATGACATCGGCGCGCGCGGCTATGTTGATTTGACCCTCGCCGCCATGCGCAGCTTCGGCGCCGATGTCGAGCAGATCGATGCCGGTTCCTGGCTCGTCCAGCCCACGGGCTACCAGGCCGCCGATCTGCTGGTCGAGCCCGATGCCTCCGCCGCAACCTATCTCTGGGGCGCCGCGGCGTTGACCGGCGGCAAGATCGATCTCGGCGTCGCCGCCGACGCTTTCACCCAGCCCGATGCTGCCGCACAGGCCATTATCGCACAATTCCCGAACATGCCGGCCGCCATCGATGGCTCGCAGATGCAGGATGCCGTGCCGACCATCGCGGTTCTCGCCGCCTTCAACAACCATCCGGTGCGTTTTGTCGGCATCGCCAATCTGCGGGTCAAGGAAACCGACCGTATTCGCGCAGTTGCCAATGAACTGAACCGGATCTTGCCTGGCCTGGGAACCGAAGAGGGCGATGATCTGCTGGTCGCTTCCGACCCCAACCTGGCCAAAAAGCTGGCCGGGCGAAACGCGCTCACCCGCATCGAGACCTATCACGATCACCGCATCGCCATGAGCTTTGCTCTGGCTGGACTAAAGCTGACCGGGATCACCATTCTCGACCCCGCCTGCACCGGCAAAACCTACCCGCAATATTGGGATATGCTGGCCGGCCTGGGCGTCAAGCTCGTCCCCACAGCCTGA
- a CDS encoding HesB/IscA family protein — MAFKIMSLTDAAAERITEIIEDSDKPVIGLRVGIKNSGCAGVAYTMDYVSEPVKGDDHVSDKGVDVYVDPKATMFLLGTVMDFEQSKMSAGFTFTNPNQTGACGCGESVTLKAADLKAIADARAIA, encoded by the coding sequence ATGGCCTTCAAGATCATGTCGCTGACCGATGCTGCCGCCGAGCGCATCACCGAAATCATCGAGGATTCCGACAAGCCGGTCATCGGCCTGCGCGTTGGCATCAAGAATTCCGGCTGCGCCGGCGTGGCCTATACCATGGACTATGTCAGCGAGCCGGTTAAGGGCGACGACCATGTCAGTGACAAGGGCGTCGACGTCTATGTCGACCCCAAGGCCACCATGTTCCTGCTCGGTACGGTCATGGATTTCGAGCAATCCAAGATGAGCGCTGGCTTCACCTTCACCAATCCCAACCAGACCGGTGCCTGTGGCTGCGGTGAGAGCGTGACGCTCAAGGCCGCCGATCTCAAGGCCATTGCCGACGCTCGTGCTATTGCCTGA
- a CDS encoding VOC family protein, whose amino-acid sequence MNRPPLQGLVETCLYVSDVVRSRDFYVRIFGFEPMGGDERIQPLRVGEGQVLILFRRGATLKPIPVGGGFIPPHDGAGEQHFAFGIAAESFEDWKIYLEGLHIELESEVGWPQGGRSIYFRDPDRLVVELITRGVWPNY is encoded by the coding sequence GTGAACCGTCCGCCGCTGCAGGGCCTGGTCGAAACCTGCCTCTACGTCTCCGACGTGGTGCGCAGCCGCGACTTTTACGTCAGGATTTTCGGCTTCGAGCCAATGGGCGGCGACGAACGCATCCAGCCGCTCAGGGTCGGGGAGGGGCAGGTCCTGATTCTCTTCCGCCGCGGCGCCACGCTGAAACCAATTCCCGTCGGTGGTGGTTTCATCCCACCCCATGACGGCGCCGGAGAACAGCATTTCGCCTTCGGCATAGCTGCCGAGAGCTTCGAGGATTGGAAAATCTACCTTGAAGGTCTACATATAGAGTTGGAAAGCGAAGTTGGCTGGCCGCAGGGCGGCCGCAGCATCTATTTCCGCGATCCGGACCGCCTGGTGGTCGAATTGATCACCCGGGGCGTCTGGCCGAATTACTAG
- a CDS encoding SUF system Fe-S cluster assembly protein — translation MTDEPEIAPAPVIPEPRITPNVSGGLPEAEVERITTDLIGALKTVYDPEIPVDIYELGLIYKVDLDDDRKLVIDMTLTAPGCPVAGEMPGWVENAARGVEGIQDVEVNMVFDPPWDASRMSEEAQVALNWW, via the coding sequence ATGACTGACGAACCAGAAATCGCTCCGGCGCCTGTTATTCCCGAGCCCCGCATCACCCCCAATGTTTCCGGCGGCTTGCCGGAGGCGGAGGTTGAACGCATCACCACCGACCTGATCGGCGCGCTCAAGACCGTCTATGACCCGGAAATCCCGGTCGACATCTATGAGTTGGGCCTGATCTACAAGGTCGATCTCGATGATGACCGCAAGCTGGTCATCGACATGACGCTGACCGCGCCTGGCTGCCCGGTGGCCGGCGAAATGCCCGGTTGGGTCGAGAACGCCGCCCGCGGCGTCGAAGGCATCCAGGATGTCGAGGTCAACATGGTGTTCGATCCCCCCTGGGACGCCTCGCGCATGAGCGAAGAAGCCCAGGTGGCCCTCAACTGGTGGTGA
- a CDS encoding cysteine desulfurase translates to MTFDLEKVRADFPILSEQIHGNRLVYLDSGASAQKPVQVLDRMDYAFRHEYANVHRGLHTLANRATEAYEGGRHAVQHFLNASRPEEIIFTRSATEAINLVASSFAGPRIGAGDEIVTTIMEHHSNIVPWHFHRERKGAVIKWVDVRDDGSFDIDAFEAALTDRTRIVAVTHMSNVLGTVTPIKDVIAIAHARGIPVLIDGSQGAVHTKVDVRDLDADFYVMTGHKLYGPTGIGVLYGKHDLLAEMQPYQGGGEMIDVVTMETVTYNEPPHRFEAGTPPIVQAIGLGAAIKYMDDLGREAIAAHEADVAAYAHERLSRINSLRLIGTAPGKGGIFSFEVKGAHAHDMATILDRYGIAVRAGTHCAMPLLKRFGVTSTCRASFALYNGKDDVDALVDGIERAQKFFA, encoded by the coding sequence ATGACCTTCGATCTCGAAAAAGTCCGCGCCGATTTTCCGATCCTGTCGGAACAGATCCACGGCAATCGGCTGGTCTATCTCGATAGCGGCGCATCGGCCCAGAAGCCGGTGCAGGTGCTGGACCGGATGGATTATGCCTTCCGCCACGAATACGCCAATGTCCATCGCGGCCTCCACACGCTGGCCAATCGCGCGACCGAGGCCTATGAGGGCGGCCGCCATGCGGTGCAACATTTCCTCAACGCATCGCGGCCCGAAGAAATCATCTTTACCCGCTCGGCCACCGAGGCGATCAACCTGGTCGCTTCCTCCTTCGCCGGTCCGCGCATCGGGGCAGGCGACGAAATCGTCACCACGATCATGGAGCACCACTCCAATATCGTGCCCTGGCATTTCCATCGCGAACGCAAGGGCGCGGTGATCAAATGGGTCGATGTGCGCGACGACGGCAGCTTCGATATCGACGCCTTCGAGGCCGCCCTGACCGACCGCACCCGTATCGTTGCGGTTACCCATATGAGCAATGTGCTAGGCACCGTCACCCCGATCAAGGACGTGATTGCCATCGCCCATGCGCGCGGCATTCCCGTGCTGATCGACGGCAGCCAGGGCGCGGTTCACACCAAGGTCGACGTCCGCGATCTCGACGCCGATTTCTACGTCATGACCGGCCACAAGCTCTATGGCCCGACCGGAATCGGCGTGCTCTATGGCAAGCATGACCTGCTCGCCGAGATGCAGCCCTATCAGGGCGGCGGCGAAATGATCGATGTCGTGACCATGGAAACGGTAACCTACAACGAACCGCCGCATCGCTTCGAAGCCGGCACCCCGCCCATCGTCCAGGCCATCGGGCTGGGCGCGGCCATCAAATACATGGACGATCTGGGCCGCGAGGCCATTGCCGCCCATGAAGCCGATGTGGCCGCCTATGCTCATGAACGGCTGAGCCGCATCAATTCGCTGCGCCTCATCGGCACGGCGCCGGGCAAGGGCGGCATTTTCTCATTCGAGGTCAAGGGCGCCCACGCCCACGACATGGCCACCATTCTCGACCGCTACGGCATTGCCGTGCGCGCCGGCACGCATTGCGCCATGCCATTGCTCAAACGTTTCGGTGTCACCTCTACCTGTCGCGCCTCCTTCGCCCTATATAACGGCAAGGACGACGTGGACGCGCTGGTGGACGGCATCGAACGCGCCCAGAAATTCTTTGCCTGA
- the sufD gene encoding Fe-S cluster assembly protein SufD — protein sequence MRQTMPVRLNAAEETLIAQLKSVGAEADAERISVAGLPTRRVESYHYTDLKMLLKAVPPLAQAANQASAPALRVPGAYQLMIANGVVQTGSTAPAGIIVGTAQGSALSTRDDVLVHLNTALAKNSLTLTLENSVDPVIQIDHRSEGEAAHVADSVKIFVADGASATILETFSGSDAAHVNNHATYLALGKDAVVTHITVDLSGRATSHFATNEYHVGEGAKLRTLVIHAGAGLSRTQLFPRYEGAGAHGDITGLNLVSDGQHSDITMDASHAVPHTTSQPLFKSIARGHGKAIVQGRLVVARDAQKTDAKLMSQGLMLSDEAEILSKPELEIYADDVVCGHGSTCGKLDEDSLFYLVSRGIPKAEAETMLVRGFIEELIDSVEDEALAEALHEVVDGWLLGK from the coding sequence ATGCGTCAAACCATGCCAGTCCGGCTCAATGCAGCCGAAGAAACCCTGATCGCGCAGCTCAAGAGCGTCGGCGCCGAGGCGGATGCCGAACGCATCAGCGTCGCCGGCCTGCCGACCCGTCGCGTCGAGAGTTATCACTATACCGACCTCAAGATGCTGCTGAAGGCCGTGCCGCCCCTGGCCCAGGCCGCCAACCAGGCCAGCGCCCCTGCGCTGCGCGTTCCTGGCGCTTACCAGCTGATGATCGCCAATGGCGTGGTGCAGACCGGCAGCACGGCTCCGGCCGGCATCATTGTCGGCACGGCACAGGGTTCTGCCCTCTCCACGCGTGACGACGTATTGGTGCATCTCAACACCGCGCTCGCCAAGAACAGCCTGACGCTGACACTGGAAAACAGCGTCGACCCGGTGATCCAGATCGACCATCGCAGCGAGGGTGAAGCCGCCCACGTCGCCGACTCGGTCAAGATTTTCGTGGCCGACGGCGCTTCGGCGACCATTCTCGAGACTTTCTCGGGCTCGGACGCCGCGCACGTCAACAATCACGCCACCTATCTGGCGCTCGGCAAGGATGCCGTGGTCACCCACATCACGGTCGATCTTTCGGGCCGCGCGACCTCGCATTTCGCCACCAATGAATATCACGTGGGCGAGGGCGCCAAGCTCCGGACCCTGGTGATCCATGCCGGCGCGGGCCTCAGCCGCACCCAGCTCTTCCCGCGCTATGAGGGCGCCGGCGCCCATGGCGACATTACCGGCCTCAATCTGGTGTCGGATGGCCAGCACAGCGACATCACCATGGATGCCAGCCATGCCGTGCCGCACACCACCAGCCAGCCGCTGTTCAAGTCTATCGCCCGCGGCCATGGCAAGGCCATCGTCCAGGGCCGGCTGGTCGTTGCCCGCGATGCCCAGAAGACCGACGCCAAGCTGATGAGCCAGGGGCTTATGCTCTCCGACGAGGCCGAAATCCTCAGCAAGCCGGAACTCGAAATCTATGCCGACGACGTCGTCTGCGGCCATGGTTCGACCTGCGGCAAGCTCGACGAGGATAGCCTCTTCTACCTCGTCAGCCGCGGCATTCCCAAGGCCGAAGCCGAAACCATGCTGGTCCGCGGCTTTATCGAGGAACTCATCGACTCCGTCGAAGACGAAGCGCTGGCCGAAGCCCTGCACGAAGTCGTCGACGGCTGGCTGCTGGGCAAGTAG
- the sufC gene encoding Fe-S cluster assembly ATPase SufC, with protein MLEIRNLHARIEEREILKGVNLTIPAGQVHAIMGRNGSGKSTLSYVLAGKEDYEVTEGEILLNGENVLEMEPSERAVAGIFLAFQYPIEIPGVATMTFLKAALNAQRKARGEGELSTPDFMRAVKEAGSQLNIDADMLKRPLNVGFSGGEKKRAEILQMALLKPALCVLDETDSGLDIDALQVVSKGVNALRDAKRSMLVITHYQRLLNHIVPDVVHVFSDGRIVESGDKDLALQLEAKGYADFDATAA; from the coding sequence ATTCTTGAAATCCGCAACCTGCATGCCCGCATCGAGGAGCGCGAAATCCTCAAGGGCGTGAACCTCACCATTCCCGCCGGCCAGGTCCATGCCATCATGGGCCGCAACGGCTCGGGCAAGTCGACGCTGAGCTATGTGCTGGCCGGCAAGGAGGACTATGAGGTCACCGAGGGCGAAATCCTGCTCAATGGCGAAAACGTCCTTGAGATGGAGCCCTCCGAGCGCGCCGTCGCGGGCATCTTCCTGGCCTTCCAATACCCCATCGAAATCCCCGGCGTCGCCACCATGACCTTCCTTAAGGCCGCTCTCAATGCCCAGCGCAAGGCGCGCGGCGAGGGCGAGCTGTCGACGCCCGATTTCATGCGCGCGGTCAAGGAAGCCGGTTCCCAGCTCAATATCGATGCCGATATGCTCAAGCGCCCGCTCAATGTCGGCTTCTCGGGTGGCGAGAAGAAGCGCGCCGAAATCCTGCAGATGGCATTGCTCAAGCCCGCGCTTTGCGTGCTCGACGAAACCGATTCCGGCCTCGATATCGATGCGCTCCAGGTGGTCTCCAAGGGCGTCAACGCCCTGCGCGATGCCAAGCGCTCCATGCTGGTCATCACCCACTATCAGCGCCTGCTGAATCACATCGTGCCCGACGTGGTGCATGTGTTTTCTGATGGCCGGATCGTGGAAAGCGGCGACAAGGACCTCGCCCTGCAGCTCGAAGCCAAGGGCTATGCCGACTTCGACGCGACGGCGGCCTGA
- the sufB gene encoding Fe-S cluster assembly protein SufB, whose amino-acid sequence MADYDIPTLKENIDRETVESVLALDVDKYKYGFETDIESDVAPVGLNEDVVRLISAKKEEPEWMLNWRLEAFRRWETMVEPTWAKVHYPKIDFQAISYYAAPKSFKGPKSLDEVDPELLRTYEKLGIPLKEQAILAGVEGAGEPTGTPFSGNVAVDAVFDSVSVVTTFRTELAKHGIIFCSISEAIREYPELVQKYLASVVPVSDNYYATLNSAVFTDGSFVYIPKGVRCPMELSTYFRINEKKTGQFERTLIIADDDSYVSYLEGCTAPSRDENQLHAAVVELVALENAEIKYSTVQNWYPGDKDGKGGIYNFVTKRGDCRGNNSKISWTQVETGSAITWKYPSCILRGDGSRGEFYSIAISNGHQQVDSGTKMLHLGKNTSSRIIAKGIAAGFSDNTYRGQVSAHAKAKNARNFTQCDSLLIGDKCGAHTVPYIESRNGTAVFEHEATTSKISDDQMFYCQQRGLNEEEAVALIVNGFVRDVLQHLPMEFMVETQKLISISLEGSVG is encoded by the coding sequence ATGGCTGATTACGATATCCCGACGCTCAAGGAAAACATCGACCGCGAAACGGTGGAGTCGGTGCTGGCGCTCGACGTCGACAAGTACAAATACGGCTTCGAGACCGATATCGAATCCGATGTCGCGCCTGTCGGCCTCAACGAGGATGTCGTTCGCCTGATCTCGGCCAAGAAGGAAGAGCCCGAATGGATGCTCAATTGGCGGCTTGAGGCTTTCCGCCGTTGGGAGACCATGGTCGAGCCGACCTGGGCCAAGGTCCACTATCCCAAGATCGACTTCCAGGCGATCAGCTATTATGCGGCCCCCAAGTCCTTCAAGGGCCCCAAGAGCCTGGACGAGGTCGATCCCGAGCTGCTCCGCACCTATGAGAAGCTGGGCATTCCGCTCAAGGAACAGGCTATCCTGGCTGGCGTTGAAGGCGCTGGCGAGCCGACCGGCACCCCGTTCAGCGGCAATGTGGCGGTGGATGCGGTGTTCGACTCCGTTTCGGTGGTCACCACCTTCCGCACCGAATTGGCCAAGCACGGCATCATCTTCTGCTCGATTTCCGAAGCCATCCGTGAATATCCCGAGCTGGTGCAGAAGTACCTGGCTTCGGTGGTTCCCGTTTCGGACAACTACTATGCGACGCTGAATTCAGCCGTCTTCACCGATGGGTCCTTCGTCTACATCCCCAAGGGCGTGCGTTGTCCCATGGAGCTGTCGACCTATTTCCGCATCAACGAGAAGAAGACCGGCCAGTTCGAGCGCACGCTGATCATCGCCGATGACGATAGCTATGTGAGCTATCTCGAGGGCTGCACGGCTCCTTCGCGCGACGAAAACCAGCTCCATGCTGCCGTCGTCGAGCTGGTCGCGCTCGAAAATGCCGAGATCAAGTACTCGACGGTCCAGAACTGGTATCCCGGCGACAAGGATGGCAAGGGCGGCATCTATAACTTCGTCACCAAGCGTGGCGATTGCCGCGGCAACAATTCCAAGATCTCCTGGACCCAGGTGGAAACCGGTTCGGCCATCACCTGGAAATATCCGAGCTGCATCCTGCGCGGCGACGGTTCGCGCGGCGAATTCTATTCCATCGCCATCTCGAACGGTCACCAGCAGGTCGACAGCGGCACCAAGATGCTGCATCTGGGCAAGAACACGTCCAGCCGTATCATCGCCAAGGGCATTGCCGCCGGTTTCTCGGACAATACTTATCGCGGCCAGGTCTCGGCGCATGCCAAGGCCAAGAATGCCCGCAACTTTACCCAGTGCGACAGCCTGCTGATCGGCGACAAGTGCGGCGCCCACACCGTGCCCTATATCGAAAGCCGCAACGGTACGGCCGTGTTCGAGCACGAAGCCACCACGTCCAAGATTTCCGATGACCAGATGTTCTATTGCCAGCAGCGCGGCCTCAATGAGGAAGAAGCTGTGGCGCTGATCGTCAACGGCTTCGTGCGCGACGTGCTGCAGCATCTGCCCATGGAATTCATGGTCGAAACCCAGAAGCTGATCTCGATCAGCCTCGAAGGCAGCGTTGGCTAA
- a CDS encoding cysteine desulfurase family protein yields the protein MRHGNSMTRAAIYLDHNASAPLLPEARAALLAALDLTGNPSSVHGHGRALRHAVDNARAQVAALAGAEHKQVVFTGSATEAITQAIIGGARVFGSDAVVISAGEHAAVSKAAEATGLPVRTIGLLADGSIDLDQLAALLADADANGRTFLVAFHWVNNETGVVQPIGRINALVGPTRHTLFIDAVQAFGKLPLEFAASAPDMMAISGHKIGAPAGVGALLVKAHADTVRLIPGGGQEQGRRGGTEPAGLIAAFGAAAAAFAGRYEAADVADLIDRLETGLRAMADDVVIFGGQRLGNVTNFAVPGIKNTTAMMGLDLAGLSVSSGSACSSGKVGPSHVLAAMGVAPELAECALRVSLGWSSTAEDVDAFLAGYQSILSRHRARQGQAA from the coding sequence ATGCGCCACGGAAATTCGATGACGCGAGCGGCGATCTATCTCGATCATAATGCTTCCGCGCCGCTTCTGCCGGAAGCGCGGGCGGCGCTGCTTGCCGCGCTCGATCTTACGGGCAATCCCTCATCGGTGCATGGCCATGGCCGGGCCCTGCGGCATGCGGTCGATAATGCCCGCGCGCAGGTGGCTGCCCTGGCTGGCGCCGAGCACAAGCAGGTTGTGTTCACCGGCTCGGCCACCGAAGCGATTACCCAGGCCATCATCGGCGGGGCTCGCGTGTTTGGCAGCGATGCTGTTGTCATCAGCGCGGGCGAACATGCGGCAGTCTCCAAGGCCGCCGAAGCAACCGGTCTTCCGGTCCGCACCATTGGCCTTCTGGCCGATGGCAGCATTGATCTCGATCAACTGGCTGCGCTTCTGGCCGATGCCGACGCCAATGGCCGCACCTTCCTCGTGGCCTTTCACTGGGTCAACAATGAAACGGGAGTCGTGCAGCCGATCGGCCGCATCAACGCCCTGGTCGGCCCCACCCGTCACACGCTTTTCATCGATGCGGTCCAGGCCTTCGGCAAGCTGCCCCTCGAATTTGCCGCTTCGGCACCCGATATGATGGCTATCAGCGGTCACAAGATCGGCGCGCCTGCCGGCGTCGGAGCGCTTCTGGTAAAAGCTCATGCCGATACCGTCCGCCTCATCCCGGGCGGTGGCCAGGAGCAGGGGCGACGCGGCGGCACCGAGCCAGCTGGCCTGATTGCGGCCTTCGGCGCTGCTGCCGCGGCTTTCGCGGGGCGTTATGAGGCCGCTGACGTGGCTGATCTGATCGACCGGCTCGAGACGGGGCTGCGGGCCATGGCCGATGATGTGGTGATTTTCGGCGGCCAGCGGCTTGGCAACGTGACCAATTTCGCCGTGCCCGGCATCAAGAATACCACGGCCATGATGGGCCTGGACCTGGCGGGGCTATCGGTGTCCTCGGGTTCGGCCTGTTCGTCCGGCAAGGTCGGGCCGAGCCACGTATTGGCCGCCATGGGCGTTGCGCCCGAACTGGCCGAATGCGCCTTGCGGGTCAGCCTCGGCTGGTCCTCGACCGCGGAGGACGTTGATGCGTTCCTCGCCGGTTACCAATCCATCCTGTCGCGCCACCGCGCCCGGCAGGGACAGGCGGCCTAG
- a CDS encoding alpha/beta hydrolase: MPEVIFNGPEGRLEGRYQPGKEPNAPIAIVLHPHPQFGGTMNNQIVYNLFYMFAERGFAVLRFNSRGVGRSQGMFDHGIGELSDAAAALDWLQIINRESRGCWIAGFSFGAWIGMQLLMRRPEVEGFISVAPPENLYDFSFLAPCPSSGLIIHGDKDRVAPPTSVQKLVDKLKTQKGITIEQQIVDGANHFFEGKIDELTTRCADYLDRRRQEIAAGGGR, from the coding sequence ATGCCAGAAGTGATTTTCAACGGGCCCGAGGGCCGTCTGGAAGGCCGCTACCAGCCGGGCAAGGAGCCCAATGCTCCCATTGCCATCGTGTTGCACCCCCACCCCCAGTTCGGTGGGACGATGAATAACCAGATCGTCTACAATCTCTTCTATATGTTTGCCGAGCGCGGTTTTGCCGTGCTGCGCTTCAATTCGCGCGGTGTCGGCCGCAGCCAGGGCATGTTCGATCATGGCATTGGCGAGCTCTCCGATGCTGCCGCGGCGCTGGATTGGCTGCAGATCATCAATCGCGAAAGCCGCGGTTGCTGGATTGCCGGCTTTTCCTTCGGCGCCTGGATCGGCATGCAGCTTTTGATGCGCCGTCCGGAAGTCGAAGGCTTCATTTCGGTGGCCCCGCCGGAAAACCTCTATGACTTCTCGTTCCTGGCCCCCTGCCCTTCTTCGGGCCTGATCATCCATGGCGACAAGGATCGGGTGGCCCCGCCCACCTCGGTTCAGAAGCTGGTGGACAAGCTCAAAACGCAGAAGGGCATCACCATCGAGCAGCAGATCGTGGATGGCGCCAACCACTTCTTCGAGGGCAAGATCGACGAACTGACCACCCGCTGTGCCGACTATCTCGACCGTCGCCGGCAGGAGATCGCCGCCGGCGGCGGGCGCTAG